A region of the Candidatus Latescibacter sp. genome:
CGGATGGAAATATGGCGATATCTTCGTGGACAGCGGTTCCGCTTTCGACGGCATCTACTGTGATAACGCCGGAAGCGCCGGTGTTAATTATACCGGAGATAAAACAAATGCTTTCGGCATCTGGTATTTGGCGCATGATTCCATGAAAGGGACCATCGGCACCGAAGTGGGGGTCGAGGAGAGCGCGCCGTCTGCCTTCGTAGTAGCGCAGAACACCCCGAATCCGTTTAACCCGAGCACCACAATCAATTTCACCCTCACCAAAGCAGCCAAAACAACGGTCGAGGTGTTTAATTCTTCCGGACAGAGAGTGGCTACCCTGGTCAATTCATCCATTTCTGCAGGGCCCCATTCCACAGTGTGGAATGCTACCGGATTCTCAGCCGGTGTTTACTTCTATACAGTGAAATCGGGTGATTTTTCCAGAACAATGAAGATGACCCTGCTTAAGTAAAAAGCAAAACATCCTTCATGAACAAAGCCCTGTGCATTGCATGGGGCTTTTTATCAGTTATTCCAAAGATGGATGCGGCATCCTGGCTGAAAGAATATGGAAAAAGAAAATGAAGAAAGTTTCCCTTTCAGAGATTAAAGATCATTTGTCCGAATATCTGCGAGTGGCAGAAAAGGAACAAGTTGTCATCTTGCGTCACGGGAAACCCGCGGGCATACTGGTGGGATTCAAATCTGAAGATGATTGGTTTGAGTTCCAACTTGAAAA
Encoded here:
- a CDS encoding type II toxin-antitoxin system Phd/YefM family antitoxin, which gives rise to MKKVSLSEIKDHLSEYLRVAEKEQVVILRHGKPAGILVGFKSEDDWFEFQLENNPIFLERIASARKNMRAGKGTRLEELVKE